The sequence GGTGGTGTAAGCGGTCAAGCCGGTGCAATCCGCCACGGCATCACCCGCGCTCTGATCGAATACGACGAGACCCTGCGCAGCCCGCTGCGTAAGGCCGGCTACGTAACTCGCGACGCTCGCGAAGTTGAACGTAAGAAAGTCGGTCTGCGTAAAGCGCGTAAGCGTCCGCAGTACTCCAAGCGTTAATTCGACGCTTGCAAAAAGCGCCCAGCCTCTTCGGAGCTGGGCGTTTTTTTATGCGCGAGAATTTCGTCCCTGCGACAGCTTGTCGCAGAGTCAAAACCCCCGTCATTCAAGGCTTTCGGGCTATTTGTATCCGGCTATTACCTTGTCAGGAAAGGGGGTTTTCTTTACCATTTGGCGAATTTTTTGCGCGGCTCGATTTTTTTACTTAGTAGAGGCCTGAACAACAGGCCACAAAGCTGATGGGAGACGACTGAATGAGCAATGACGGCGTGAATGCAGGCCGGCGTCGCTTCCTCGTAGCGGCCACGTCTGTGGTTGGTGCTGCGGGAGCGGTGGGGGCTGCGGTCCCGTTCGTGGGGTCATGGCTGCCCAGTGCCAAGGCCAAGGCCGCGGGTGCACCGGTCAAGGTGAATATAGGCAAGGTCGAAGCCGGCCAGCAGATCGTCGCCGAGTGGCGCGGTCAGCCTGTGTTCATCGTGCGTCGGACCGAAGAGATCCTTGCCAATATCGGCAAGATCCACGACCGCATGGCGGACCCCGAGTCCAAGGCGTCGGTGCAACCGACCTACGTGGACCCGGTTACCCGTTCGATCAAGCCGGAAATCCTGGTGCTGGTCGGTATCTGCACCCACCTGGGCTGCTCGCCGTCCTTCCGTCCGGAAGTCGCCCCGGCAGACCTGGGTGCCGAGTGGGTCGGCGGCTACTTCTGCCCCTGCCACGGTTCTCGCTATGACCTCGCAGGTCGTGTCTACAAGGCGCAGCCGGCGCCTCTGAACCTGCCGGTTCCGCCTTACTCGTACGAGTCGGATGACGTCATCATCGTCGGTGTGGACCAGGAGAAGGCATGATGAGCAAATTCATGGAATGGGTCGATGCGCGCTTCCCCGCGACCAAGATGTGGGAAGACCATCTGAGCAAGTACTACGCTCCGAAGAACTTCAACTTCTTCTACTTCTTCGGCTCGCTGGCACTGCTGATGCTGGTAAACCAGATCCTCACCGGTCTCTGGCTGACCATGAGCTTCACTCCGTCCGCCGAGGAAGCCTTCGCGTCCGTCGAGTACATCATGCGCGACGTGGAGTACGGCTGGATCATCCGCTACCTGCACTCCACCGGTGCATCGGCGTTCTTCATCGTTGTCTACATGCACATGTTCCGCGGCCTGCTCTACGGCTCCTACCAGAAGCCCCGTGAGCTGGTGTGGATCTTCGGCATGCTGATCTACCTCGCCCTGATGGCCGAGGCCTTCATGGGCTACCTGCTGCCCTGGGGCCAGATGTCCTACTGGGGTGCCCAGGTGATCATCTCGCTGTTCGGTGCGATTCCGGTGGTCGGCGATGACCTGACCCAGTGGATCCGTGGTGACTACCTGATTTCCGGCATCACCCTGAACCGCTTCTTCGCCCTGCACGTGATCGCCCTGCCGATCGTGATCATCGGCCTGGTCGTGCTGCACATCCTGGCGCTGCACGAAGTGGGTTCGAACAACCCCGACGGCGTGGACATCAAGAAACTGAAGGACGAGAACGGCGTTCCGCTGGACGGTATCGCGTTCCACCCCTACTACTCCGTGAAAGACATCGTCGGCGTAGTGGTGTTCCTCTTCGTGTTCTGCTTCGTGGTGTTCTTCTTCCCGGAGATGGGCGGTTACTTCCTCGAGAAGCCCAACTTCGAGCAGGCCAACCCGTTCAAGACGCCTGAGCACATCGCGCCGGTGTGGTACTTCACCCCCTTCTACGCGATCCTCCGTGCGGTGCCGGACAAGCTGGCGGGCGTTATCGCCATGGGCGCGGCAATCGCCATCCTGTTCGTCCTGCCGTGGCTGGACCGCAGCCCGGTGAAGTCCATGCGCTACAAGGGCTGGCTGAGCCGCATCTGGCTGGTGGTGTTCTGCGTATCCTTCATCATCCTTGGCATTCTCGGCGTTCTGGCGCCGACCCCGGGCCGTACCCTGCTGTCGCAGGTGTGCACCATCCTGTACTTCGCGTACTTCATCCTGATGCCGTTCTACACAAGGATGGAAAAAACCAAACCGGTACCGGAAAGGGTGACAGGCTGATGAAAAAGCTATTTGCTGCATTTGTTTTCGCTGCGCTGCCGGCTCTGACCTTTGCTGCTGGTGGTCATGATGTACATCTGGACAAGGTCGACATCGACCTGACCGACAAGGCCGCCATGCAGGACGGCGCGCGTACCTTCGCGAACTACTGCATGGGCTGCCACAGTGCCAAGTTCCAACGCTACGAACGCGTCGGCAAGGACCTGGGTATTCCTGAAGACCTGATGCTGAAGAACCTGGTCCTCACTGGCGCCAAGATCGGCGACCACATGAAGATCGGCATGCAGCCCCAGGACGCCAAGGTATGGTTCGGCGCTGCGCCGCCGGACCTGACCCTGGTTGCCCGCGTGCGTGGTACCGACTGGCTGTACAGCTACCTGCGTTCCTTCTACGAAGATCCTGCGCGTCCGTGGGGCGTGAACAACAAGGTCTTCCCGAACGTCGGCATGCCGAACGTCCTGGTCAACCTGCAAGGTCGCCAGGTCATCGGTTGCAAGCAGGTACAAGTGGTTGAGGGCGGCAAGAAGCAGTTCGACCCGCTGACCGGCGCTCCGATCACCCACGAAGCTTGCGACCAGCTGACTGTGGTGCCGAAGACCGGCAAGCTGACCGAAGCCGAGTTCGACGAGAAGATCCAGAACCTGGTGACCTTCCTGGCCTACTCCGCCAACCCGGTCAAGCTGGAAAGCCAGCGCATCGGTACCTTCGTGCTGCTGTACCTGGCGTTCTTCTTCGTGTTCGCCTACCTGCTCAAGCGTGAGTACTGGAAGGACGTCCACTGATACACTGCTGCACTCTTGTACCAAGCGCGCGCCCTACTAGGGCGCGCGCGTCTTTCTGCCCCTGAATAATCCAAAGCGAGGAGGGCGCAATGGCCGTCACCAATAGGCTGGCCTGTTTTTCCGACCCTGCCGACCACTACTCCCATCGTGTGCGCATCGTGCTCGCCGAGAAGGGGGTCGCCGCCGAGATCATCAATGTCGAGCCGGGCCGTTGCCCGCCCAAGCTGGCCGAGGTCAATCCCTACGGCAGCGTGCCGACGCTGGTGGATCGCGATCTGGCGCTCTATGAGTCCACCGTGGTGATGGAGTACCTCGAGGAGCGTTATCCGCACCCGCCGCTGCTGCCGGTCTACCCGGTGGCCCGCGCCAACAGCCGCCTGCTCATCCATCGGGTGCAGCGTGACTGGTGCTCTCTGGTGGATCGGATTCTCGATTCGCGCAGCAAGGAGGCCGACAAGGCCGTGGCGCGCAAGGAGCTTCGCGAGAGCCTGACTGGTGTTTCGCCGCTGTTTGCGGACAAGCCCTACTTTCTGAGCGAAGATTTCAGTCTGGTGGACTGCTGCCTGCTGCCGATACTCTG is a genomic window of Pseudomonas resinovorans NBRC 106553 containing:
- a CDS encoding glutathione S-transferase N-terminal domain-containing protein, with the translated sequence MAVTNRLACFSDPADHYSHRVRIVLAEKGVAAEIINVEPGRCPPKLAEVNPYGSVPTLVDRDLALYESTVVMEYLEERYPHPPLLPVYPVARANSRLLIHRVQRDWCSLVDRILDSRSKEADKAVARKELRESLTGVSPLFADKPYFLSEDFSLVDCCLLPILWRLPVLGIELPRPAKPLLDYMERAFARDSFQASLSAAERDMR
- the petA gene encoding ubiquinol-cytochrome c reductase iron-sulfur subunit; protein product: MSNDGVNAGRRRFLVAATSVVGAAGAVGAAVPFVGSWLPSAKAKAAGAPVKVNIGKVEAGQQIVAEWRGQPVFIVRRTEEILANIGKIHDRMADPESKASVQPTYVDPVTRSIKPEILVLVGICTHLGCSPSFRPEVAPADLGAEWVGGYFCPCHGSRYDLAGRVYKAQPAPLNLPVPPYSYESDDVIIVGVDQEKA
- a CDS encoding cytochrome bc complex cytochrome b subunit, whose translation is MSKFMEWVDARFPATKMWEDHLSKYYAPKNFNFFYFFGSLALLMLVNQILTGLWLTMSFTPSAEEAFASVEYIMRDVEYGWIIRYLHSTGASAFFIVVYMHMFRGLLYGSYQKPRELVWIFGMLIYLALMAEAFMGYLLPWGQMSYWGAQVIISLFGAIPVVGDDLTQWIRGDYLISGITLNRFFALHVIALPIVIIGLVVLHILALHEVGSNNPDGVDIKKLKDENGVPLDGIAFHPYYSVKDIVGVVVFLFVFCFVVFFFPEMGGYFLEKPNFEQANPFKTPEHIAPVWYFTPFYAILRAVPDKLAGVIAMGAAIAILFVLPWLDRSPVKSMRYKGWLSRIWLVVFCVSFIILGILGVLAPTPGRTLLSQVCTILYFAYFILMPFYTRMEKTKPVPERVTG
- a CDS encoding cytochrome c1 encodes the protein MKKLFAAFVFAALPALTFAAGGHDVHLDKVDIDLTDKAAMQDGARTFANYCMGCHSAKFQRYERVGKDLGIPEDLMLKNLVLTGAKIGDHMKIGMQPQDAKVWFGAAPPDLTLVARVRGTDWLYSYLRSFYEDPARPWGVNNKVFPNVGMPNVLVNLQGRQVIGCKQVQVVEGGKKQFDPLTGAPITHEACDQLTVVPKTGKLTEAEFDEKIQNLVTFLAYSANPVKLESQRIGTFVLLYLAFFFVFAYLLKREYWKDVH